TGTGAGGTTGTGATGGATGAGGAAGAGGTGGAGTTAAGAGACAAAACCTCATTCAGCTGTTCCTGTGCTGGATGCTGAAGCAGCTTGGCCGTGTTTTACTGTTTCAGGGCAGCCAATATCTTTTCTTCTCAATCTTTTTTGGATTTTAAATGACTGGTTGCCAAATGGGTAAGACCTGgaatctttttcttcttgctcttttttttaaaaaaaacttgtcattcttacaatttaatttcaaatgttAATAGAGACTTTTTAAGTTTTAACACTGCATTTTGGCTATAAAGTGCAGGGAAATTAAAAAAGGCGAGTAGAGGAATTTGTTAACATCTTTAGGGCCAGCAGTATTTTACTGATCCTTAGATTTGTCTGTTTACTCCTGCTGTACTGGTGATCTTTAGTGGTCTTTGAGGTATGTGATATTAGACCTCCACTTTGTGGTAATCCAGGTAAAAATTTTTGACCAGACCAGAATGTGCTGCTTTGACTTGGTGTCCCAACTCTCCCAAACTGTCCAGTTTTTCATTCTATCCATATTTAAAtttctattatattattttgcatttgtggGTGAATTTTATTCTCACATATGTGAGCTACATGTGTACTGTGATTACAGTtagtgtttaaatatttaggtTATGGATGCACAGTTCTTGGTTTACCACTTATCATTAATCAGCAACCTGTGGTGACAGACGGAGAGTGCATACGTTTCTCAGCCGAAATAGAGAAGAGGCATTTTTACTCACTCACAGGACTGTGCATCACTTAAAAAACAGAAGTCATCTTTGGTCAGAAGTCTCAACAATTCACCTTTAAATTTACAACAGTTGTTTTCTGCTCATAGCTGtcttttttattcctttcaCATCAAAGCCTTCATGTAACTTTTTGAATGGTGTGTGTCATGACTTATGCCTGTCAACTCTGTTGTGCaagatgagaaaagaaaggGTGGAGAAGTGGAAGTCTTGTGGTCAGATCATTAACAGCAAAAGACATACGTATCTGAAAGGAAGTTGTCAGTAACCATTTCATTAACTTTAAAAGCTGCTTGTCATGATCATATCTCTTCtgatgaaaaatacatttacatgagttctgttttgtttttttttttgtttttttattcttattggaACCACTTCTCACACAAAATTAGTCATATTACCTAAAAAAGTAGATGATAATGAAAGATTACTGCTTAGAGAAGACACTGACCAAATCCAAGAACACCAACCAAAACCGCATGATGTTTCGAAGGTTGACTGCAAATGCAGACAGAATTTCAGTGTACTGGTGAGAAGAGCCTGGATGACCAACTTGCACATTGTATAGATTTGCACAAATAAAATTACGGAAAACTTGAAAGCTGATCTTAACTTCATAATACCAAGACCATAATAATTCCTCATGAATTCATGATTGAACCATAAATTGGATAGAAGTAGATCTTTAAACCAGCAAGATTTTGCTCTCCCTTCTTCTATCCTCACAACCCCAATGTCCTGAGAACGTTGGGCAAAGTAAAAAGGATCTTTAGAATTTTAAGATGTTGACATCTCATGTGAAAAAAACATATTCAATAAGAAATTGGAGTAATAAGAGActaaaaagaaagtagaaaatcTGCCATGtggtcaattttttttattgctcccTTTCAAAGTGAGTCATAATTTTATGTGTGGGGGCAGGAGTAGATATTTGAGGGTAAGAGCATTGCACAGCCCATGGCTTTCCAAAACTCATACAATCTGTCAGGATGTATTCCTTCAATGAAGTCATAAGGATTTCTAGTGTTTGTTAGGTTTGGAAATATGTGAACTGTCAAGATCCATCATAAATGTTCCAGAAGGGGAAGCAGATGATTCATTCTTTAACTGGTTGAACAATAGGACTTGGGTGTTTGGGCTCAGAGCTCATCTTTTCCTGTCTCctgttatattatatatattattacagATATTGAGAAAGATGGTGGAAATCCACCCCTCAGATCCTACAACTAGATCCTAGTATGATGATGGGGTTAAAAGCGCTGGAAGCAGGAAAGCACTAGTAGCATTCCGGTGTCATACCATTccaatataaatttattttagaacaactataacttattttttaaacaaattgtcATTACTATGATACTTTACATCAATAATAAGACTAATCCTCATTACTATTATTTAATGTTGAACGGACTGGGATTAATCATATCTAGAACGTGATGTGAGTGTATGGTGTATGGAGGTGTGGAGATTCCATATATGATACAGAATGCGGGCGTCTGTCTTTGCACGTGTATTGATTTATTtggatgtctgtgtgtttttcaagaaatgtataaatattttgAGGTGACAGCCATGATTCAGAAGAAAACCACAACACTTGCCATGGATATGTAACAGAAAGTTCTTCATGGTGCAGCTGTTTTTACTTAAAACCACAGATTATGTAGACTTTCATTCGAATCATCATATTGTAGTTGGAACTTgatctttttgacattttttatttcaatcttCTTACAGTTTCCTCAGATTTTACAGCAGATGAGAGGATGGAGATTGAGAGCATCAAAATGTATAAGAAAGACCTTCTGGATGACATCCAGGTAATTATTCCATTCATATACAGTCAACTAGCACAAGAAATCACAGTTTCATTACAAATTACAAATTAGGATATAGATCCtatcaataaattaattagtcattgaaTGTGATTTTAATCTACATTAAACAATTATTACACATTCCTCTTGTTTCCAGAAGTTGAAGATGGAGATAGACAACGTCATGGCAGAAATACTCAGCTTTGAGACTGCAGAAGAAAAGTGAGTATTGGTCTGGGAAAAACCCTTcacctaattaaaaaaaaccacAGTGTCTCTTACAAACACCTACTGAATGCTCCTGCTCAAATTTGAAATGTCATGAATGTTTCACTTTCAAAGTGGTTTTCCAataattctttcttttatctgGTTTGTGTTTGCAGCATTTTACTGCAAAATGAACACACCTACCTAtcacctttgtttttttattttcacatgtgCTTGTATATATTATTAATCTTACAACTCTAACGAAATAAATAACTTTACCAAAATGTTGGGACCCTGTGTAaaaatatacactaccgttcaaaagtttggggtcactttgccatgggattcaatagggaagtgaccccaaacttttgaacggtagtgtagatACAACCAGACTGCATTGAACTGAAAAAGTCATGTGTTTTATTCACAAATTATTCACAAAGACATTTTGCAAGCAGGGAGGTCCAGCGCTTGGCTTTTTCAACCAGAAAGCCATGCTGTTGGATGCAGAATACAGCTTAGCtttggctttttaaaatataccttccttaaaaaagaaataatctggACAGGACCATGTGTTGCTCTAAAAACTGTAGCACCTTCCAGCATTAATGATGCCTTTCCAGATGTGCATGTTGATGGCTCTTTAGACTCTGATGTATCCCCATATTATCAGAGATCCAAGCTTTTGAACTGAGTGCTAATTAGCCAGAAAGTTTCCATCGTCTTTAATATGGCTATGTCTCTGATGTCTAAAAATTCATCCACCACAGATGACAGTTTTACACTTTGGCTCAGTCTATTCTGAGTGAGCTTTGACCCAAAGAAGACAGCAGTGTTTTCATATCATGATCTCAGATGGCCACCTACATTGGAGAATATGGTGAAATGTCACAATGATAAATGCAGTGAGATTTTTCTGAAGAATAGTGGCAATAGTGAAGCAGTTTCTTTGTTTGAGGCATGCTAAACTAGTCAGTAGGCAAGTATTATGCAAATCTCATTTGTGGTGGTCTAACAGGAGAGGAaggaaaagctaaaaataagGGCAAGAAACTGTCTTCTTTGGGGAATTTTAACTCCCTTTGGTGTAGACCTTGTAACTGCCAAACTTTTACAAGCAATGAAGTTCATTATGGAAAGTGAACAacccaaacaaaataataataataataaaagataaacatttGTCTTCTTATAAATGATTGTTTTAGACTCCTTTACATTAAGCTAGGCTACCTCTTCACCATTGTTTTCAGTCATACCGCTAAGCTAACTGCTGGCAGTAGTCCTACACTGAGCAGAGAGATGCAATATGAGAAACGTTATTTAAGTTTTGACAAtctatcttcttctttttttttttttgtcattgggTCAAGGTTAGTGGTTTAAAGGATCTACTTGATTAAATTTGCCTTCTGCGTGCATTACTCAACTCTAATTTCAAAATTTGTTCACTAGAGCAGTATTGACAAAAATATTCTTCCGCTGTGTTCAATAGAATTTTCCATTATTGACTTTTCCCTCTTCAATGATAATTTGCAGCAAGACCATAGAGAAAAGCAAACAATTCTCAAACGGCAAGAAGAAATTTAACATGGACCCCAAAAAGGTGAGCTAAgaagtttcagtgtgtgtgtgcttgtgcgTGTGTTGATGTTGAGGTGCACTAAGACAAAATGATCACATTTACGGCAAGGAAAGAAAGTTCTTCTAGACCTTTTGTGTTTCTCTGAgtccttttttaaatgaacaccTTTAGAGAGCAGCTTGTGTTTGTCACTTGTGTCACTTCCTCTCAATGTGGTGCTATGAGTCTGTGAACTAACACTGACACAGGCCATCTGCAAAGTTTCTGTGGTTTAGCTGGCAGGTCAACTTTAACACGGAGAAGATGATATCtgcatcaacaaaaacaaagagaagcATTGCTATGgtgtgggtgttttttttctttttagatgaGTGCAACAGTtgagtttgtttaaatgtatgacTTTCTAATCGTATTTAAACCAATGTAAAGGTGACAGCAGAGACATAAGGACATTAGATCATGTGAAAAAGGATGAGGAAGAAGCTGCAGAATTGGAATTTGCTTGTAAACAGGCTGATCTATTTTTCAGTAGAGGCTTTGCTCTCAATAGCCTGTGATGGatcagagagaggaagagaaaatcaGTTTTAAGGAATTGGGTTTACAGAAGCTGTGAGCTCTGTTTTACCAACTGGAAATGATATCATTGTGAAACTGAACACATGTAGCTTAAAGGCCAGCATTCCAGTTGCTGCATAAAGCTCAACCAGTGTGTCATTGACCAAAAATTCTCCTTACTAATGCACTTGTGCCAGCTAGCATTAGTTGAATGTGCAGTAATGCAGAATACACTTCCTGTAAACACTCCGCTTGCATGCAGGGTATCAATTACTTGGTGGAGAACCAGTTGCTGGATGGAAGTGCCCAGTCCATTGCTGGTTTTCTCTACAATGAGGAAGGGCTCAACAAGACGGCTATTGGAGAATTCCTCGGAGAAAGGTGAGAAGagaaggggtggggggggtgggttAACGAAGTGAGGaagatttgaaaagaaaaaacagaaaaggattATAACAACAAGGATGAAAAGGGTAAGAAAAGGAACAGCAAGAAACTGATGACTGAAGATGAACCAAatagaggtttaaaaaaatcagtatCATGTGGGCAAAGAATACGAGATTTATGGGtgaatgaaacagaaaatttgGCAAATGTGACAGgataaaaggttaaaaagttGTATATATTCGCCTTGCTTCATTCTcatccttttcttcctctgtcACACAGAGAGGAGCTCCATCTGCAGACCTTGAAGGCCTTTGTGGAACGCCATGGGTTCTCTGATCTCAACCTGGTCCAGGCTCTCAGGTCAGCCCCCTTTATCTTCACTACCTCActgacaggattcatatgtCTCATCAGCTAAATCAGGAGGGGTATTTACAAATGTGCATGTAGTACATATACTATATATGTTGTGACTACCACAATGCTCATTGATAGAAACGTATCTGTTATGGTGCAACTAACAACCTGCTGACTGCTAAACAAACAAGTGTGAGCTTACCACCAGATAATGACTCCCACAAGTGTTTTACAAATTTTACAAAGCAAATGGCAATGTTTCAACTTATGGTTGCATAAAACAGATTGTCAAAATGTCTATTTATGCCATTTCTAAGTGTTAGAAAGCAAAACATTGATACATCTGTCTTTTATACTGAGCTTTTTGTAACTGTTAACTGTGGCTTTGACTGGTCTGTATGCCTGTGGTACTGTCAAATTTCATTATGGTTATTTccaattgagaaaaaaaagaaagtctatGACATAAAATGTGGGTTAGGGTTCAGGCAGGAAGAGTCTGGTGAAAGTTCCCCCCACACAGATCTGTGGTCAAGCAGTCACTTTTATGTCACCCAGCTCAAAACTGCCACAGACTCCAAATAGTGAAAGAACTGCATATTAGTATTTAAGAAAAGAGTATTTTTGTAATGATTTTCTTCTAAACAGTAACAATAGCTGTCAGGAGCTTTAGAAATATGTGGTATATTTATAGTTTACACCCTGTccatagattaaaaaaacattgaaacataGCATACAGAGGTTCCTAATGTTGCTGTGGTGTGTATGTGACAGACAGTTTCTGTGGAGTTTCCGTCTGCCTGGTGAAGCTCAGAAGATCGACCGAATGATGGAGACCTTCGCCACACGCTACTGCGACTGCAACCCCAACGTCTTTCAGTCCACTGGTTAGCTTTACTAAGAGTTTCTAGCCCCTGTATGGGCTACTGCTGTGTgtgcagtgtgaatgtgtgtgagcaACAGTGGATATTTTTAATGACCTTTTCTGATTTTCATTGCTCCTTGACTTTATAAAATCATGTGCTTTTTCATAACAAAACTCCAAGAATAAATGtggtaaatatttttgttggtcaccctttaatttcctttttttttttttttcttcttcttcttttttggggggggggggttggacATGCACTTCCCTCATGACTCCAGACACATGCTACATCCTGTCCTTTGCCATTAtcatgctgaacaccagcctccacAACCCTAACGTGAAAGACAAAACCACTCTGGACCGTTTCATCTCCATGAACAGAGGCATCAACAATGGAGAGGACCTACCTAATGATCTGCTCTCGGTGAGAACATCTAGCTTATAGCAGGGTCCAAATTAGATACCAAAAAGCAATAATTCAACATGATATTATAGCTGACCTTTTAGCTCCTcaatatacactgctcaaaaaaaataaagggaacactaaaataacacatcttagatctaaatgaatgaaatattcttattaaacactttgctCTTTACATAGTTAAAtatgctgacaacaaaatcacacaaaaattatcaatggaaatcaaatttattaacccatggaggtctggatttggagtcacactcaaattaaagtagaaaaacacattacaggctgatccaactttgatttaatgtccttaaaacaagtcaaaatgaggctcagtagtgtgtgttgCCTCCATGTGCCTGTATGACCTTCCTACAAcacctgggcatgctcctgatgaggtagCGGATGGTCTcttgagggatctcctcccagatcccaggtgttggtggatggagcgagacatgatgtcccaaatgtgctcaattggattcaggtctggggaacgggcgggccagtccatagcatgaatgccttcgtcttgcaggaactgctgacacactccagccacatgaggtctagcattgtcttgcattaggaggaacccagggccaaccgcaccagcatatggtctcacaaggggtctgaggatttcatctcggtacctaaaggcagtcaggctacctctggcgagcacatggagggttgtgcggccccccaaagaaatgccacagCACACCATTagtgacccactgccaaaccggtcatggaGGATGTTGCATGCaacagaacgttctccacggcgtctccagattctgtcacatctgtcacatgtgctcagtgtaaacctgctttcatctgtgaagagcacaggacGCCAGTGGtgaagttgccaatcttggtgttctttagcaaatgccaaacgtcctgcactgtgttgggctgtaagcacacccccccccccctgtgGATGTCgagccctcataccaccctcatggagtctgtttctgatcATCTgaacagacacatgcacacttgTGGCCCGCTGGAGGTAATTTAGCAGGGGGCTCTGGCagtgttcctccttgcacaaaggcggaggtagtggtcctgctgctgggttgttgccctcctacggcctcctccacgtctcccgatgtactggcctgtctcctggtagcgtctccatgctctggacactacgctgacaaacacagcaaaccttcttgccacagctcgcattgatgtgccatcctggatgagctgcactacctgagccacttgtgtgggttgtagactccgtatcgtgctaccactagagtgaaagcactgccagcattcaaaagtgaccaaaacatcagccagaaagcataggaactgagaagtggtttgtggtcaccacctgcaaaACCACTCCTTTTCTGGGGGTGTGTTGCTAATTggctataatttccacctgctgtCTATTcaatttgcacaacagcatgtaaAACTGATTGtcagtcagtgttgcttcctaagtggacagtttgatttcacagaagtgtgattgacttggagctacattgtgttgtttaagtgttccctttatttttttgagcagtgtacattgatttaaactttttttcttcactcaAAGCTCACATTCATCCCCAGTCTTTCAGTGAGAGGGCAAGAGTCTTTGTGTGGCCCATGTTTGTACTGGTTTAATTATCTTAAGCCTGAAAAGGCTCACAGGAAGACCATGCTTGGTTTTTGCCCTCCATCACAATGCacttaaaattattttacttttcagtaACAATGAAAGTACTTTTTACAAACTCTGCGGCAGTTTCAGTTTTATGTTATGATCCAACTGTTTTACTCTTTTCTTCTTAGAATCTCTATGACAGCATACGTAACGAGCCTTTTAAGATCCCAGAGGACGATGGAAATGATCTGACACACACCTTTTTCAACCCTGACAGAGAAGGCTGGCTCCTTAAACTTGGTACAATGCCATTTCAAAATCTtacaaaaaatatctaaaaatataattttttttttaagaagaaagagATGTTATgtctactttctgtttctttactttattaaaTATGTCTCGTGAGGTAAAACGTAAGAAAGTACAGAGGAAGTACAAAGAATATAACTCAACATTGGAGTGGACTCTTGTTCTTACATGCAATTGAAACATCAGTATATTGCGTAAAAGCAGACTCCTTGCAGTCTTGTTTTGGTTAACTTGCTGGTAAATTTAGGATATTTCGCTATTTTAAAAGGGAATTGACAGCACAGCAAAAATCTGTATTTGTCCTGCTTATCTGTATTTCAGGAGGTCGGGTTAAGACATGGAAGAGAAGGTGGTTCATCCTGACTGACAACTGCCTCTATTACTTCGAGTTCACCACTGTAAGGCTTCCACATAGCTCATCCAATACATATACATTATATCACTATAATCTGTATGGAAAAATTTAAATCATGCTTATTTAGTCCtcgcattattttttttccccagggCATATATCAATTCTCCTGAATATAAGCAAAACATgccatttctttttcctctcagcTCTATCATTTTAGCTGATATGGCACCTGACACAgttcatcattttttaaatctatttgcAGGATAAAGAGCCCCGAGGTATCATCCCTCTGGAAAATCTTTGTGTGAGAGAAGTGCCATATGCACGCAAACCGGTGAGATCCTGTTTGTTCAACAACTGCTCTTCCAAAAGTTACCAGGATTAAACTAAATGCAGCACCTTAACATGAcaatagaaaagaataaatcatTATGTTAGTTTGACCAAAACTACACTATTAAAAcgcatgtaaacatgttagtcTGACTAAAACTCAACAGAAATGAATCTCTCAAAACTGGACTAACACACTGCAGTTTAggataaaagttatttttacacCATTTTCTAAAAACAGTAAAGAATATGTGTATAATAATACATCCAAATTCCCAGTAAGGTTGCTCTTAttccatatttttgtttattttgtcagatggctttacaaataaaagcagcatctgcagcatgattttatttaaaaaatccctATTCAGATAAGATGACATTGATGCAGCAAATTCAGCTATACTTGGATGTATGATGATTTCCCACACTGAAACCAAGACCgcagcatttttaatgttttcccaCATTTTCACTGTGTTGTGATTCCCCACCCATGTATGTGTAATGTCACAAGGATTGTGGTCCAATTTAATAGACAAGTTATGACTGAAGTGCATAACTCAATTGACGTTTTGTGTTAATATCTGCAAACATTCGCAAACTCACATTAAATTTCTGGTGTCATCTAGTACTGCCTGGAGCTGTACAACCCCAACAGTCGAGGGCAGAAGATCAAAGCATGTAAAACAGAGACAGACGGCAGGGTGGTGGAGGGGAAACACCAGTCCTACACCATCTGTGCTTCCAGCGCTGAAGAGAGAGACTCCTGGATTGAGGCCATCAGGTCAGACCACATACACTTTAGGACACAAATGTATGCTGTGTTTAAAAATAGGAtttgtttcttctgttttttttctatagatgaaaaaataacataatgaaaatgtacatttgatttgaaaatgttttatctaaAATTAACCATTAAGCCCACCAAAATTCTAATCTTAATTATAAATCTTACaccttttcagaaatgcatttCCATCCTGTAGactaacataaaacaaacattctaGCTTTCAGCCCAGTTTCAATGCAAAACCTGTAAATAATCCTATATATCTAGATATAtctatttctctctctgtctcaatAGATAgactctctctctcgctctctctctctctctctctctctctctctctctctctctctctatatatatatatatatatatatatatatatacactattaTATACTGTACTATATATATACTATTCAGGAatcattaaatctgttttaaagttAGTAAAGAAATCATTTAGTATTTAGTTGTTAAGATAAAACAGATTTGCTTGGTTTTCCATCACCTTCATTTGTTTTGAAAAAGGAAGTGAGTTTACATGCTGACCTACTGGCTCTGCttcaaatttgtgaaagtaaacCATACTTTGAAAGGTGACACCTGCAGCTTCAGCTATGACTGCTTCCAGAAACAGCCCTAAAGCCAGAATTCAGCTTGTTTAAAGAGGAAACAGAATTCactaattgtaaataaatacataaataaataaataataaaaaaaagtatgtgtTCCTGccaatatatttatgttttataattaaCTTTGATTACAGGAGCACATACAGATATATGATAATAAAACCTGGGAAAATACacaaattttcatttaaaacgtCGCATTTTTATCAAAAATATTAAAGCCAAATTGGTCAGTTCCTTAACAAGCGTGGTTGAACCTCTAAAGGTTAGCCACAACAATGctgatatttcatttttaagctTTATCCATCAACATCAATGACATACTAATATCATTGTGCATCCTATAGTTTACACACAaatggcctcatttatcaaacgaACGTACGATGGAAATCTGTGCGCATGACCATTTCCAAGCAAGGTTTGGCATTTATTCATTTGGACATGAGTGTAGGATGCAATCTTAAATCTTATGACAGGTCTGAGATTGTGTACGCAAGTTTGTGTTAAACTGGCGTTGCAGCACAgcaaataattattaaacaaacCTCAAACCGTCATCTAAGCAGCCACATATTCAGTAGGCTACTCAGAATTAACCCaattgcaaaataaaaaaaaaaaaaacatacttaaaTTGATTCCCAAAAGGAATAAAAAGGCTTAATGACATGCTTGGTGTGCACGCCGACACACTTAAAATGATTTGGGAAAATAACAAATGTGATAAAACAGCCTAATGACAGAATAGCTCCGCACATGTGCCATGGTGGACGGCTGCTTCGGGTTGTTGAAAGGCAGGAGGGTGTGTCTCGGACCAGCGGTGGGATGTTGCTTTACTCTCCAGAGAAAGTCTGTGATATAATTCTGTCCTGTGCAATATTGTGCCAGAGCACAATTGCTCTGGCTGATGGGACCTATTGATGCCAGAGGAGCATCAGCCAGCACAGCCTCCACCGGGGTCTATACAGAGGAGACAGGAGCCGATCAGTTTAAGTAGTCCTTTAAAGTCTCATACTTTATTTCATCAGTGGGCTAATGTTTCCCATGCTGCACTAAAATATGCAGGACAATAGTCCACCAATGTTCTCGTTTGGAAGCTATCAAAAGTGGTTTCAACACAATAATGCTTAACTCATGTAAGTAAACAGAGACAATGTTTAGCGATGTTtagtctgaaaatgttttattcactgtttttttaaggttttcattGATCTCTAGCgttttgtttatatttccaAAGACGCAAAGTAAAGAATTGTGACTTAGTTACCAGGCATGGCCCCAAATTAAAAACGAATAAAACATTAATCCATGGTCATAGCTACATATTGTGAATTTTATTCATACCTCAGCCAGAGCCGGCTCAACAACGGCGAGCTCCTCTTCCATGTAGCGTTTTTGTGCATGCGTGTGACTTCGGTTTGTAGGCTGCCAAACAGCAcctctttattcttttccaccTCACCAGTGAGGGGTATAATACGAATAATTAAGCGCATAACATGTAAATGACGACGCATTTATCAAAGTCAGATCATCCataccaggggtgcccaaagttggtcctcgtgggctgctgtcctgaagattttccaatgtttcctgcttcaacacacctgactcaaatgaaatagacccaacagcctattaagttttgcacaatgactcagcaATTTGGGTCAGGTGAttctggagcagggacacatcaaaacatgcaggattgtggcccttgaggaccagagggcaCCCCTGATTCATA
The Melanotaenia boesemani isolate fMelBoe1 chromosome 4, fMelBoe1.pri, whole genome shotgun sequence genome window above contains:
- the cyth4b gene encoding cytohesin 4b isoform X3 — encoded protein: MMETFATRYCDCNPNVFQSTDTCYILSFAIIMLNTSLHNPNVKDKTTLDRFISMNRGINNGEDLPNDLLSNLYDSIRNEPFKIPEDDGNDLTHTFFNPDREGWLLKLGGRVKTWKRRWFILTDNCLYYFEFTTDKEPRGIIPLENLCVREVPYARKPYCLELYNPNSRGQKIKACKTETDGRVVEGKHQSYTICASSAEERDSWIEAIRASITKDPFYDLVSVRKKKVINQSPQD
- the cyth4b gene encoding cytohesin 4b isoform X2 — encoded protein: MTGCQMVSSDFTADERMEIESIKMYKKDLLDDIQLKMEIDNVMAEILSFETAEENKTIEKSKQFSNGKKKFNMDPKKGINYLVENQLLDGSAQSIAGFLYNEEGLNKTAIGEFLGEREELHLQTLKAFVERHGFSDLNLVQALRQFLWSFRLPGEAQKIDRMMETFATRYCDCNPNVFQSTDTCYILSFAIIMLNTSLHNPNVKDKTTLDRFISMNRGINNGEDLPNDLLSNLYDSIRNEPFKIPEDDGNDLTHTFFNPDREGWLLKLGGRVKTWKRRWFILTDNCLYYFEFTTDKEPRGIIPLENLCVREVPYARKPYCLELYNPNSRGQKIKACKTETDGRVVEGKHQSYTICASSAEERDSWIEAIRASITKDPFYDLVSVRKKKVINQSPQD
- the cyth4b gene encoding cytohesin 4b isoform X1; translated protein: MTGCQMVSSDFTADERMEIESIKMYKKDLLDDIQKLKMEIDNVMAEILSFETAEENKTIEKSKQFSNGKKKFNMDPKKGINYLVENQLLDGSAQSIAGFLYNEEGLNKTAIGEFLGEREELHLQTLKAFVERHGFSDLNLVQALRQFLWSFRLPGEAQKIDRMMETFATRYCDCNPNVFQSTDTCYILSFAIIMLNTSLHNPNVKDKTTLDRFISMNRGINNGEDLPNDLLSNLYDSIRNEPFKIPEDDGNDLTHTFFNPDREGWLLKLGGRVKTWKRRWFILTDNCLYYFEFTTDKEPRGIIPLENLCVREVPYARKPYCLELYNPNSRGQKIKACKTETDGRVVEGKHQSYTICASSAEERDSWIEAIRASITKDPFYDLVSVRKKKVINQSPQD